The nucleotide window TACCGGGCGGAAAAAAATAATTCAACATTAAGGGAAAATCATGAGCTTATATCAAACTTTGCAGGTATTTGAGTTGCTGGACAGCGCCTGGGCCAGCGGAGAGAAAGTGCGGGAGCTGCTGGCGGGTTACGCCAACGTAGAGGTGACCGTAAAAGAAGTTAAGGGCGAGAAAGGCACCACCGATTTTATCAAAATCTTTATTCCGGGCTTTGAAGGCAAGCGACTGGGCGGCTCCGCGCCTACGCTGGGTATTGTAGGACGACTTGGCGGAATTGGCGCCCGTCCGGGACGTATCGGGATGGTTTCCGATGCGGATGGCGCGGTAGCGGCGGTCGCTTCCGCGCTTAAACTGGCGGAGATGCAGCGCCAGGGGGACAGCCTGCCGGGCGACGTGATTATCACCACCCATATCTGCCCGGATGCGCCTACGCGCCCGCATGAGCCGGTCGACTTTATGGATTCGCCGGTAGAAACCGAAGAGATGAACCAGCAGGAAGTCTCTGAAGAGATGGATGCGGTGCTCTCTATCGATACCACCAAAGGCAACCGCATCATCAACCATAAAGGTTTCGCCATTTCCCCGACGGTGAAGGAGGGCTATATCCTGCGCGTCTCGGAAGATCTGCTGCGGGTAATGGAGATGACTACCGGTAAACTGCCCGTCACCTTCCCGATCACCACCCAGGATATCACCCCTTACGGCAACGGCGTTTACCATCTGAACAGTATTCTGCAACCTTCCATTGCTACCCGCGCGCCGGTGGTTGGCGTAGCGATCACCGCCGAAGGCATCGTGCCGGGCTGCGGCACCGGTGCCAGCCACGAAGTGGATATCGCGCTCGCCTGCAAATTTGCAGTGGAGGTTGCGAAAGAGTTCTCCCGGGGTAGCTGTCAGTTCTTTGATGCCACTGAATACCAGCACCTGCTGGATCTCTACGGCTCGCTGGCTCACCTGCAGAAGCGCCAGCCGGGGGCCTGAGATGAAAGCTCGCAAAATTGGCACGCTGACCATAGGCCAGGCGCCGCGCAGTGATATCACGCCCATTCTGGACAAGGCATTGCCGGACCATGTTACCTGCCTGCACGCGGGCGTACTGGACGGCCTGGATGACGCCACCATTGCTGCCCGTTTCCCGGTTGAGCCTGGCGAGGCGGTGCTGACTTCACGCCTGCTGGATGGCCGGGCGATAGTGATGGGAAAAACGGCGGTTGGCATTGCCGTCCAGCAGAAAATTAGCGAGCTG belongs to Erwinia pyri and includes:
- a CDS encoding DUF1177 domain-containing protein, which codes for MSLYQTLQVFELLDSAWASGEKVRELLAGYANVEVTVKEVKGEKGTTDFIKIFIPGFEGKRLGGSAPTLGIVGRLGGIGARPGRIGMVSDADGAVAAVASALKLAEMQRQGDSLPGDVIITTHICPDAPTRPHEPVDFMDSPVETEEMNQQEVSEEMDAVLSIDTTKGNRIINHKGFAISPTVKEGYILRVSEDLLRVMEMTTGKLPVTFPITTQDITPYGNGVYHLNSILQPSIATRAPVVGVAITAEGIVPGCGTGASHEVDIALACKFAVEVAKEFSRGSCQFFDATEYQHLLDLYGSLAHLQKRQPGA